The proteins below come from a single Zonotrichia leucophrys gambelii isolate GWCS_2022_RI chromosome 3, RI_Zleu_2.0, whole genome shotgun sequence genomic window:
- the BORCS6 gene encoding LOW QUALITY PROTEIN: BLOC-1-related complex subunit 6 (The sequence of the model RefSeq protein was modified relative to this genomic sequence to represent the inferred CDS: inserted 4 bases in 3 codons; deleted 1 base in 1 codon): MVGRGYPELCRGEGSSPSRDEREVVAQPEPPLGEHGGGVRRATSSSRCCYPGASRPLPPPRQPPCADGASIAPLCPAPPIAGEQRPFCPGSSQSKATQTLGATPPXRGRPIRDDTXLPVSESRARSARQAGGAPPANRDPHEXRRGHASLGPSANRGRRKQASARPRWVVTAGGHASLAMEEPGPAAAPPEGRGRDERSLEALSLAGGGGAAVAGRQLSEGRRATLASALELEGTVLREGRLTQFVANNLERRIRLSGAPRGEPPAGTGGSSIPAIDPGALQDVVALAGQVAAQVDELLRNVHCGLQALTALSVGCIQTYRDGVESLGEAADLSIRAMYALVARCEELDRAMQPVPALAKRIRDMKGTLERLEGLCK; encoded by the exons ATGGTAGGACGTGGGTACCCAGAGTTGTGCCGGGGAGAAGGGTCAAGCCCAAGCAGGGACGAGCGG GAAGTGGTGGCGCAACCGGAGCCGCCGCTAGGAGAACATGGCGGGGGAGTGAGGcgagccaccagcagctcc cgGTGTTGTTACCCGGGTGCGTCCCGCCCACTTCCGCCCCCGCGCCAACCGCCGTGCGCGGACGGCGCAAGCATCGCCCCTCTCTGCCCCGCCCCGCCAATCGCGGGGGAGCAGCGGCCTTtctgccctggctccagccaATCGAAAGCGACACAAACACTCGGGGCCACGCCTC TTAGGGGCCGCCCAATCCGGGACGACA CCCTCCCGGTCTCCGAGTCACGGGCTCGCAGTGCGCGGCAGGCGGGCGGTGCTCCGCCGGCCAATCGGGATCCACACGA CAGACGAGGCCACGCCTCCCTGGGCCCCTCAGCCAATCGCGGGAGACGTAAACAGGCGTCGGCGCGCCCCCGGTGGGTGGTGACAGCGGGTGGGCACGCGTCGCTCGCCATGGAGGAGCCGGGTCCGGCCGCGGCGCCGCCGGAGGGGCGGGGGCGGGACGAGCGGAGCCTGGAGGCGCTCAGCCTGGCTGGCGGCGGAGGGGCGGCGGTGGCGGGGCGGCAGCTGTCGGAGGGGCGGCGGGCGACGCTGGCGAGCGCCCTGGAACTGGAGGGGACGGTGCTGCGCGAAGGGCGCCTCACCCAGTTCGTAGCCAACAACCTGGAGCGGCGGATCCGGCTGAGCGGCGCCCCGCGGGGCGAGCCTCCGGCGGGGACCGGCGGGTCCTCCATCCCCGCCATCGACCCCGGGGCGCTGCAGGACGTGGtggccctggctgggcaggtgGCGGCGCAGGTGGACGAGCTGCTGCGGAACGTGCACTGCGGGCTGCAGGCGCTGACGGCGCTCAGCGTCGGCTGCATCCAGACCTACCGCGACGGCGTGGAGAGCCTGGGCGAGGCGGCCGACCTCAGCATCCGCGCCATGTACGCGCTGGTGGCGCGCTGCGAGGAGCTGGACCGCGCCATGCAGCCCGTGCCCGCCCTGGCCAAGCGCATCCGTGACATGAAGGGCACGCTGGAGCGGCTGGAGGGGCTCTGCAAGTAG
- the PNRC1 gene encoding proline-rich nuclear receptor coactivator 1 → MVTTTVPPPFLARISAGTEDPRRLPPSALLQRLRRGDSNCENQPSCCLAGPGGSARPALKRVRRRKGKIRPGPAGLLPSRYQQYQQHRAGLGRRTPLGTDLVTDAPPEEPPAPAPSRPAPGKPLRKEFLKNKMGKTEKAAVPYGQPVHSLHLCEQPKINRQKSKCNTPVTKIASAKKIENFWQDSVSPEIVQKQEKKPLKNTENFRNAKSKKPIALNEVSQKENYAGAKFSDPPSPSVLPKPPSHWVGGTAELSDQNRELMAVHLKTLLKVQA, encoded by the exons ATGGTTACCACCACGGTGCCGCCGCCCTTCCTGGCTCGGATCTCGGCGGGCACCGAAGACCCGCGGCGGCTGCCGCCCTCCGCCCTGCTCCAGCGCCTCCGGCGCGGGGACAGCAACTGCGAgaaccagcccagctgctgcctggcgGGCCCGGggggcagcgcccgccccgcgctgAAGAGGGTGCGGCGGAGGAAGGGAAAGATCCGacccggccccgcggggctcCTACCCAGCCGCTACCAGCAGTACCAGCAGCACCGCGCCGGGCTGGGGAGACGGACGCCGCTAGGAACCGACTTGGTGACGGACGCCCCCCCGGAGGAGCCCCCTGCGCCTGCCCCCTCGAGACCCGCGCCCGGCAAACCCCTCAGGAAGGAG TTCTTAAAAAACAAGATGGGAAAGACAGAGAAGGCGGCCGTTCCCTACGGCCAGCCCGTTCACAGCTTACATCTGTGTGAACAACCAAAGATTAACAGGCAGAAGAGTAAGTGTAACACGCCAGTGACGAAGATCGCCTCGGCGAAAAAGATAGAGAACTTTTGGCAGGATTCTGTGTCGCCAGAAATAGTtcagaagcaggagaaaaagccacttaaaaacacagaaaacttcAGAAATGCCAAGTCCAAGAAACCTATCGCCCTAAACGAAGTGagccaaaaagaaaattacGCTGGGGCAAAGTTCAGTGACCCACCATCTCCCAGTGTCCTTCCAAAGCCTCCCAGCCACTGGGTGGGTGGCACAGCTGAACTGTCTGACCAAAACAGGGAGTTGATGGCAGTCCATTTGAAAACTCTCCTAAAAGTTCAAGCGTAG